One window of Paenibacillus albicereus genomic DNA carries:
- a CDS encoding LCP family protein — translation MESRKDRHGTGRGKTAGPKPPKAKKKRRPWLWSLFAVMLVMAGLVAYFIVDNYNALNNLQKDPENSIFDQFENNAELEQPPEWEGTERVNILFMGGDGRGKKTTTEPARSDSMMIVSIDPVTKKAHLFSLLRDTWVDIPGRGQGRANEAIVLGGYKLSMQMISELTGLEIQYYIYTEFEGFKSLVDAIGGINIDVEKDMKYTDNADGNRYDINLKKGYQELNGDQALQYVRFRHDATSDFTRTERQRKFLSAVADKMQNLGNITRLSTIIREVSPFVETNLSATDMAKLGQLGFGLQNAGTAQLPPSHLLADERVGGASVLAITSEDQLRDYVQEVLAEDQNAPARSASPGENAASNAASP, via the coding sequence ATGGAAAGCAGAAAAGATCGGCACGGCACGGGACGCGGCAAGACCGCCGGCCCCAAGCCTCCGAAGGCTAAAAAGAAGCGCCGCCCCTGGCTCTGGTCGCTGTTCGCGGTCATGCTCGTCATGGCCGGACTGGTCGCCTACTTCATCGTCGACAATTACAATGCCCTGAACAATCTCCAAAAAGACCCGGAGAACTCCATCTTCGATCAATTCGAGAACAACGCCGAGCTGGAGCAGCCGCCGGAATGGGAAGGCACCGAGCGCGTGAACATCCTGTTCATGGGCGGCGACGGACGGGGCAAGAAGACGACCACGGAGCCGGCTCGCTCCGACTCCATGATGATCGTATCGATCGATCCCGTCACCAAGAAGGCCCATCTGTTCTCGCTGCTGCGCGACACCTGGGTCGACATTCCCGGCCGCGGGCAAGGCCGCGCCAACGAGGCGATCGTCCTCGGCGGCTACAAGCTGAGCATGCAGATGATCTCCGAGCTGACGGGCCTGGAAATCCAGTATTACATCTATACCGAGTTCGAGGGCTTCAAGTCGCTCGTCGACGCGATCGGCGGCATCAACATCGATGTCGAGAAGGACATGAAATACACCGACAACGCCGACGGCAACCGCTACGACATCAATTTGAAAAAGGGCTACCAGGAGCTGAACGGCGACCAGGCGCTGCAGTACGTGCGCTTCCGCCATGATGCGACGAGCGACTTCACGCGCACGGAGCGCCAGCGCAAGTTCCTGAGCGCCGTCGCCGACAAGATGCAGAATCTCGGCAATATCACCCGCCTCAGCACGATCATCCGCGAGGTGAGCCCGTTCGTGGAGACGAACCTGTCCGCGACCGACATGGCCAAGCTCGGCCAGCTCGGCTTCGGCCTGCAAAATGCCGGCACCGCGCAGCTCCCGCCGAGCCATCTGCTCGCCGACGAGCGCGTCGGCGGCGCCTCGGTGCTCGCGATCACGAGCGAGGACCAGCTGCGCGACTACGTGCAGGAGGTGCTGGCGGAGGATCAGAACGCGCCTGCGCGGTCCGCCTCGCCGGGCGAGAACGCCGCGTCGAACGCGGCCTCGCCGTAA